In Vidua chalybeata isolate OUT-0048 chromosome 9, bVidCha1 merged haplotype, whole genome shotgun sequence, a genomic segment contains:
- the KIAA0040 gene encoding uncharacterized protein KIAA0040 homolog — translation MQQKISSFFNSILELIRTKHEEGIFNTICLAVLLGLPLVVLLTFIFICCHCCFCRRRGGSTGKGGPSSNGQLHAERNKKKKKKKKKQQDEEDLWISAQPKLLLLDKRPSLPI, via the coding sequence ATGCAGCAGAAGATCAGCTCTTTCTTTAATTCCATCTTGGAGCTCATCCGTACCAAGCATGAGGAAGGCATCTTCAACACCATCTGCCTGGCCGTGCTCTTGGGTCTACCCCTCGTTGTCCTGCTCACCTTCATTTTcatctgctgccactgctgcttctgcagacGGAGGGGAGGAAGCACAGGGAAAGGTGGCCCCAGCAGCAATGGGCAGCTGCATGCCGAGAggaacaagaagaagaaaaagaagaagaagaagcagcaggatgaAGAGGACCTGTGGATCTCAGCTCAGCCCAAGCTGCTCTTGCTGGACAAGAGACCCTCCTTGCCCATCTAG